One Acaryochloris thomasi RCC1774 genomic window, TGAATTTTGGGATGGAGTCGGCGATGAAGCCGTAGAGCAGTGGAACGGTGCCTTTGATCCTCGGGGACAGTATTACTACACCCAAGGAACCTCATTCTCTAGCCCCGTCGTTGCGGGTGTCGTCGCGCTTATGAAGGGAGAAGATCGCAAGCGCAAGCTCTCTAGCCAGCAAATGATGGATATTCTAGAGCAGACGTCGAGTCTTAAAAATTTAGAGAGACTGCCTGCGGGTAAGCAAAAGCTCTACTACGGCTCGGGTTTGGTCGATGCTCAAAAAGCGGTGCAGGCTGTCAGAGACGCCCTCTGATTTAGTGTAGAGAACGGGTGATAATTTCTCCGCAGCCCACAGACTGCGGAGATGCCTTTGCCTCTGCTTGCATGGCTGGCGACAGAGCTGTCGCAGCACTATCAATGGAAATTCTTTTGATTTTTGCAAAAGGATTATGAAGTCTTTAATCCTTACAGTCGGTCGGCTCGCTCTAATGACGGCGGGCGTTCCTAGCGTGATCGTGTCGCTTTGGTCCGTGCCCGATGCACCCACCGTAGAGCTGATGACGGTCTTTGATCGACAGCTCCAGTAGGGACAGAACAAAGCCCAAGCTTTGCGGCAGGCAATGTTAGCGACGCTCAAGCAACATCCAGAATCCGAAACCTAGGCCGCTTTTTATTTCATGGGAACAGTCCAGCCTAGCTGACTCAAGGTTTCTTCGTTAGCCGATTAGACATGCCAAACTTGAGAGGTAGACTAATCTTGCAGCCCAATGACCGTCTCTCAAACGCCTGCTCTAGAGTGGCAAACTGCTGCCGCGTCTCAACCACCGGATTGGCTGATCGCTGCCGTCCGTAAAGCAGCGCCAGTGTCTGGAGAGTTTGCAGCCCAACTGCTCTGGCAGCGTGGCCTTCAAGATCCGCAACAGGTGGCTGGATTCCTGGACCCGAACCAATATCAACCGGCCCCCGCCGATTCCTTCGGGCAAGAAATGCAGCAGGCCGTTGATCGCCTAGTTCAGGCCCGAGAGCAGCAGCAAAAGGTTGCCATTTGGGGAGACTTCGATGCTGATGGCGTCACCGCTACCGCCGTTCTATGGGATGGTCTCGGGCAGTTCTTTATCCAGCAAGAAACACTAACCTACACAATTCCCAATCGCCTGATTGAATCCCACGGTCTATCGCGGCGGGGTTTAGATCAGTTAGCCGCACAGAACTACGATCTGATCGTCACTTGTGACACTGGCAGCACCGATCTCGACGAAATTCACTACGCCCAACAGTTAGGGATGGATGTGATCGTCACCGATCACCACACTTTGCCAGACCAGCGCCCGCCGGTCACCGCAATTATTAATCCGCGATCGCTAGCGAGGGAGCATCCCCTGGCCCACCTGTCGGGCGTGGCTGTTGCCTACAAGCTGGTCGAGGCTATGTACCTGGCACTTCCTGATGTCCCTGAGCAGCCCCTAGAGCATTTTTTAGATTTAGTGGCAATTGGCTTAATTGCTGATTTGGTCCAGCTCTCAGGAGACTGTCGTTACCTTGCTCAGCGCGGAATTGAACAGCTTCAGCAGCAGCTTACGCGGCGCACCCGGCCAGGGGTTGCCAAGCTGCTAGAACTCTGTAAGCGATCAGGGGATCGCCCTACTGATATTTCCTTCGGAATTGGTCCTCGCATCAATGCCGTCAGTCGGATTCATGGTGATGCTAGCTTCTGCGTGGAGTTACTCACCAGTCAAGATGCAGCACGCTGTCAAGATTTAGCTGCAGAGACCGAACTCGCCAATACGCGCCGCAAGGCGCTGCAGAAAACGGTAGTGCAGCAGGTGACGGCCAAGCTGGAGCAACTAGATTTGTCTACGATGCAGGTCATTGTGCTCAGCGATCCGCAGTGGCCGTTGGGTGTGCTGGGACTGGTGGCGGGCCAGGTTGCCCAAACCTATGGTCGGCCTACGATTCTGCTGAGTACCGATGGGCTAGTTGGGGACGATATTGCTAGGGGTTCGGCTCGCTCGGTCAGCCGCATTGATCTCTATGAGCTAGTCAAAGAGCAGGCGCATCTGTTGCAAAGCTTCGGAGGACACCCCTTCGCAGCGGGCATGAGCCTTGAGGTTGAGAATATCTTGCTGTTCACTGAAGCGATTAATCAGCAGTTCCGGCAGCGATTTCAAACCCCACCCCAGCCGACAGTACAGGCCGATTTAACGATTACAGTCGCAGATCTTGAACGAGAGGGTGGACAGACTTTGTTCAAGGAACTGAAGCTTTTAGAACCCTGTGGTATGGGAAACCCGGTACCGAAGCTTTTGATTCAGAACTGCTGGTTTGAGAATGTCTGGAATCGCAATATCAAAGATCGTAGAGGAAACAAAGTTCAGTACATCAAGACAGAGTTTGAACTTTGGGATGACACCGCTGAGCGAGGCTTCCCAGGCTTATGGTGGGGGCATTATCGAGATGAGGTGCCCCAGGGAAACTGTGATGTGATCGTGGAGTTAGACTTCAACTCCTATCGCGGTAAGCAGCAGCAGTCACCCTATGAAGTCCGTCTGATTGCGGTGCGTCCTGCAGCTCAATCAGAGACTGAGAGTACAGAAACGCCACAGATTTTGGACTGGCGTCAGACTTGCCCCCTCGATTGGTCACCTGAAAGCATTGCTGTTGTCGATCAATGTCCATTGTCGTGGGACCAGTTGGGCGTTGATCTACAGCAGGCTCAAGCAGAAGGGAAGCAGGCAGCCATGTCCTATGGCCTTCCGGTGGCGATGGTCCATGAGCAACAGGCGGCTGACAGAGGAGTAGCGGCGATTGCGGGTGAGGATTCTTCTAACGTGACCTCTGCTGCTGTTACATGCTGGGAACAGTGGGTTGGCGTTGCGAAGTATCTCGTTCGAACGGGACAAGCGGTCACCTATCTACAGCTCCAGCAAAAGCTATCTCTCAGCCGCCGCACCTTAGAATTGGGGATACAAACGCTGGAGTCTTTGGGTTTTACCTTCCAAGTAGCGGAAGATCGTCTTCACGTTCAGCGGACTGAAGAAGGACCGACGGCGGATGCGAATCAAAGAATTCAAACCTTTCTACAGGCTGTCCAGGAAGAACAATTTCAGCAGCAGTATTTTCAAACAGTCCCCCTAGAAACAGTTCAGGCGACCGCCGGGTTGCCCTAGCGATCGCCTATTTTGTTCAGAACTTAAGCTTTAGAGAAAGCTATGCGGGGGCAATACCCTGCTGCAGGTGACGACGCACGGCTGCTTTTTCGAGTAAGCCGACGAGGGCACCGCTTTCTTTAACCACCGCTAGCACCTGCATTTTTTCTTGATCAAACAGCGTCACGATATCGAGCAAGGATTGACTGTCCTGAACCACCTTGGGTAGTTCTGCGGTGGGGGACAGAATTTCCTGAACCGGGACTTGAGGCCATTGAGAGGTGGGGACAGTTTTCAATTGCTCTAGATCAACCAAGCCGACTAACTGGCCCTGTTCATCAGTGACTAGAAATTCTTTGACTTTGCCCTGGAAAGGAATGGCTTGATTGGCAAGCTGACGAAGGGAGTCGTTGCGGCCAATCACAAGGTGGCCTTCTGCGACCACGTCAGCGACGGTGTACTTGCTCAGAGCCTCCTGAACTTTGGACGACTGAAGCGCGCGACCGGCGTTCTGCAACAGGAACCAGCCAATTAACAAATTCCAGAAGCTGATGGTAACGACACCGGAGATCATGGCGACGTAGGCCACAACTTGTCCGGCGCGAGCTGCAACTCGGATGCCGCGATAGCGATTGCCGGTAAACTTCCAGACTGCAGCTTTAAGGACATTACCGCCATCGAGCGGTAGGCCAGGAATCATGTTGAAGAGCGCTAGGTATAGATTGACCGTCGCTAATAGTCCGATGACGGCGGCGATTGGGCCAGAGATGGGGAGGGCGAGACCGGCGAAGTTGAGTAAGCCCCACAGTGCGATGCTGACGGCTGGACCTGCGATCGCAACTGCAAATGCTTCCAGCGGAGTCTTGGACTCTTCTTCTAAACTGGCGAGTCCCCCAAACAGAAACAGCGTAATCGACTTCACCTCAATACCCTGTTGCATGGCAACAAGACTGTGGCCTAACTCGTGGGCCAGCACCGAACCAAACAGCAATACGGCAGCACCCAGACCCAAGGCCCACGGCGCAACACCCGTTAACGCTGGGAATTGAGAAGCGAGGCCGTTGCCGTAGCTCCAGGTCACCAACAGCAGCACGAGAAACCATGATGCATTGAGGTAAAAGGGGATGCCAAACAGGCTACCCAACCGAAAATTACCGTTCATTATCAAAACTCCTGATCGTTCTAGGAGTCACAGCTGCGGGCTAAAAACCTAACGGCAATCTGAACTCCTTGCTCACAATTGTAACGAAACATGAACAACAGCCTGCTCGTACTAACCGAACTTGCGCAGGTCGGTTTCCCAATGAAGGCAGAATACTGAAAAGGGCGATCCGCCTTAATGGTGCATTTTGTGATCTTGAGCTTCGCCTTGAGGGGCAGCCTCTATTGAATGCACATGGGGCTTAACGAGACTCATTGTTTGCTGCCCCAGACTGATAAGTCCCATTGACACCAGGCCAGAGCTGAGGACGCCCATCGACACCAACCCAATCGAAACGACTCCCATTGAAATTACGCCAATGGAGATTACGCCGTGGGTCGATACACCCAGCGCAACAAAGCCGTGGGCTGAGATGCCAATGGCAACGCGCCCATGTGCCTCAATGCCAATTGAAAGCCATGGAAGCTTCTTCTGAGCCGGTGTGATTTGAGTTGTGGGTTGCACTGACAACGAGTCCTGTAGGGAAGTGGGTGTGGTGTCGCGCCTGACATGCGGTGAACCCCGAGTCGATAGGGGACTTTTTGGACGAGATTCGCTGCAGGCAAAGTACGACAGAGATGGCATGGCCTGCCTTCAGGGAAACAGACTGTACCATTGT contains:
- the recJ gene encoding single-stranded-DNA-specific exonuclease RecJ translates to MTVSQTPALEWQTAAASQPPDWLIAAVRKAAPVSGEFAAQLLWQRGLQDPQQVAGFLDPNQYQPAPADSFGQEMQQAVDRLVQAREQQQKVAIWGDFDADGVTATAVLWDGLGQFFIQQETLTYTIPNRLIESHGLSRRGLDQLAAQNYDLIVTCDTGSTDLDEIHYAQQLGMDVIVTDHHTLPDQRPPVTAIINPRSLAREHPLAHLSGVAVAYKLVEAMYLALPDVPEQPLEHFLDLVAIGLIADLVQLSGDCRYLAQRGIEQLQQQLTRRTRPGVAKLLELCKRSGDRPTDISFGIGPRINAVSRIHGDASFCVELLTSQDAARCQDLAAETELANTRRKALQKTVVQQVTAKLEQLDLSTMQVIVLSDPQWPLGVLGLVAGQVAQTYGRPTILLSTDGLVGDDIARGSARSVSRIDLYELVKEQAHLLQSFGGHPFAAGMSLEVENILLFTEAINQQFRQRFQTPPQPTVQADLTITVADLEREGGQTLFKELKLLEPCGMGNPVPKLLIQNCWFENVWNRNIKDRRGNKVQYIKTEFELWDDTAERGFPGLWWGHYRDEVPQGNCDVIVELDFNSYRGKQQQSPYEVRLIAVRPAAQSETESTETPQILDWRQTCPLDWSPESIAVVDQCPLSWDQLGVDLQQAQAEGKQAAMSYGLPVAMVHEQQAADRGVAAIAGEDSSNVTSAAVTCWEQWVGVAKYLVRTGQAVTYLQLQQKLSLSRRTLELGIQTLESLGFTFQVAEDRLHVQRTEEGPTADANQRIQTFLQAVQEEQFQQQYFQTVPLETVQATAGLP
- a CDS encoding site-2 protease family protein; translated protein: MNGNFRLGSLFGIPFYLNASWFLVLLLVTWSYGNGLASQFPALTGVAPWALGLGAAVLLFGSVLAHELGHSLVAMQQGIEVKSITLFLFGGLASLEEESKTPLEAFAVAIAGPAVSIALWGLLNFAGLALPISGPIAAVIGLLATVNLYLALFNMIPGLPLDGGNVLKAAVWKFTGNRYRGIRVAARAGQVVAYVAMISGVVTISFWNLLIGWFLLQNAGRALQSSKVQEALSKYTVADVVAEGHLVIGRNDSLRQLANQAIPFQGKVKEFLVTDEQGQLVGLVDLEQLKTVPTSQWPQVPVQEILSPTAELPKVVQDSQSLLDIVTLFDQEKMQVLAVVKESGALVGLLEKAAVRRHLQQGIAPA
- a CDS encoding copper resistance protein, with amino-acid sequence MPSLSYFACSESRPKSPLSTRGSPHVRRDTTPTSLQDSLSVQPTTQITPAQKKLPWLSIGIEAHGRVAIGISAHGFVALGVSTHGVISIGVISMGVVSIGLVSMGVLSSGLVSMGLISLGQQTMSLVKPHVHSIEAAPQGEAQDHKMHH